The sequence below is a genomic window from Denitratisoma sp. DHT3.
AGATCGGAGGCGATGGCCTCCATTTCCCGCATCTGCGCCAGGGACAGGGCGGCGACGATCAGCAGGATGGCGTCGGCGCCCATCGCCCGCGCTTCATAGACCTGATACGGATCGACCAGGAAGTCCTTGCGCAACACCGGCAGTGCGCAGGCGGCGCGGGCCTGGCGCAGGTAGTCGGGGGCGCCCTGGAAGAACTGGCTGTCGGTCAGCACCGAGAGACAGGCGGCACCACCGCGCTGATAGCTGGCGGCGATCTCGGCGGGACGGAAGTCCGCGCGGATCACGCCCTTGGAGGGGCTGGCCTTCTTGATCTCGGCGATCACCGCCGGCCGGCCGGCGGCTATCCTGGCGCGCAGGGCACCGACGAAATCCCGCGCCGGCGCCTGGGCCGCGGCGGCGGCACGGACCTCCGCCAACGACTGGACGGCGCGGACGGCGGCCACTTCCTCGGCCTTGACGGCCAGAATCTTGTCGAGAATGTCGGACATCAGTCGAAACGCCGGGTGAAATTGACGAACTCGTCCAGCTTGGCACGGGCGGCGCCGCTGGCGATGGTTTCTCGCGCCAGCACCACCCCCTCGGCGATCGAGGGCGCGACGTTGGCCGCATAGAGCGCGGCGCCGGCGTTCAGGATGACGATGTCGCGGGCCGGACCGGGCTGGTTCTCCAGCGCACCCAGCAGCATGGCGCGGGACTCGGCGGAATCCTGCACCCGCAGGTTGCGGCTGGACGCCATCGGCAGGCCGAAGTCCTCGGGATGGATTTCGTATTCGAGGACGGCACCGTCCTTCAGTTCGCCCACCAGGGTGGCGGCGCCGAGGGAAATCTCGTCCATGCCGTCGCGGCTCCACACCACCAGGGCATGGCTGGCGCCGAGTTCCTGCATCACCCGTACCTGGATACCCACCAGATCGGGATGGAACACGCCCATCAGGATGTTGGGCGCGCCGGCGGGGTTGGTCAGCGGCCCGAGGATGTTGAAAATCGTCCGCACCCCCATTTCCTTCCTCACCGCGGCGACGTTCTTCATCGCCGGATGGTGGTTGGGCGCGAACATGAAGCCCATGCCCACGGCCAGCAGGCATTCGGCCACCTGGGGCGCCTGCAGATCGATCTTCGCGCCCAATGCTTCCAGTGCGTCGGCGGAGCCGGACTTGGAGGAGACGCTGCGATTGCCGTGCTTGGC
It includes:
- the trpC gene encoding indole-3-glycerol phosphate synthase TrpC, which translates into the protein MSDILDKILAVKAEEVAAVRAVQSLAEVRAAAAAQAPARDFVGALRARIAAGRPAVIAEIKKASPSKGVIRADFRPAEIAASYQRGGAACLSVLTDSQFFQGAPDYLRQARAACALPVLRKDFLVDPYQVYEARAMGADAILLIVAALSLAQMREMEAIASDLGMAVLVESHDGDELDRALQLKTPLIGINNRNLRTFEVSLEATLAQLARIPGDRIVVTESGILTPEDVALMRRHAVHAFLVGEAFMRAPEPGEELARLFA
- the trpD gene encoding anthranilate phosphoribosyltransferase, giving the protein MITPQEALQRTIEHREIFHDEMLHLMRLIMRGDISPLMTAAILTGLRVKKETIGEISAAARVMRELCTRVEIPLDPRFVDIVGTGGDGAHTFNISTASAFVAAAAGAIVAKHGNRSVSSKSGSADALEALGAKIDLQAPQVAECLLAVGMGFMFAPNHHPAMKNVAAVRKEMGVRTIFNILGPLTNPAGAPNILMGVFHPDLVGIQVRVMQELGASHALVVWSRDGMDEISLGAATLVGELKDGAVLEYEIHPEDFGLPMASSRNLRVQDSAESRAMLLGALENQPGPARDIVILNAGAALYAANVAPSIAEGVVLARETIASGAARAKLDEFVNFTRRFD